In Neoarius graeffei isolate fNeoGra1 chromosome 19, fNeoGra1.pri, whole genome shotgun sequence, the sequence tcattcaatccgaaaatcaacttaacagatgcactaggagtattgaattagaagattacaccaaaTGCTGAATAAGATATAAccgttctcgaaagatctactcccacacacttgataattagaacgggttcgtgtatgcgcggccttgccgtccaaaatggcggataatgaatatcacgtgacctcgtgacgtcacgtgcacgctctctattagCCCCGGGTCCAGTGGGCCCGAACATCCTGTCTGTAATATAAATGTGTAAGGGGGGTACAATGTGTGGTcatcgaaaatgtgttctgatgttcttcacagaaaatgagcctttgtttgaaaaaatataattaatcGTATCCttgttcctttgataaaaaatgaaagcgggtcccacagacccgaacaccatacaagggttCAGTTAATAAGAATGAAAGTTTAGCTTCCTAGTTAGGAACCTTAACCTCTTCCCAAACTATTAGCAGTTTAACTTGACAATTTACTCACTGTAATATTCATAAATCATAAAATTTTAACTTTTATCTCCACCAGCCGCTTGAGACCAAACTCCCCTCAGCGACACATTTCTCCTTTCACAAGCCAACTCAGTCAGGCTCGATCCCAAACGCCTCCTCAGGAGAATCATCATGCACTACTTCAGCTCGGAGTTCCAGGTCAGCGAAGTGCACTTATATCCGGAGGACAGTTCCATTTGGAACGCTACCCTACAGTAACCTACCATCTAGCCGGGTAGATAAGCTAAGTATAAAAGTTAGTATTTACGAgataaatatggaattaaagttgaTTTACATACTCACCCAATCTTCAAACTGACCCAGAGCTTATCTGCTACACCCGCTTTGGCTCTGTCTACTCCCAACAaatagtttattttttttttcagttcgtAAACTCAATAACACCATTTGTTGCTAACGACGAACTGTTTCCCGGGAACGTCTCCCAAGAGCCAATAGGATTCAGGATAAAGGGCGGGACATATTTGACTATTGGGCTAAAAGATTGACGAGCAGCTCAATGGACCAATCGAATTAATTATACGCTTTCTTTACGCCGTGATGGAAAATACCAGAAAATATTAAACGCAGACACAATTATTTTAATTTAATATATAGTTTTAAAATTGTCCATAATATATAATAACCACATTTTAAAACGACGCGCTTCCTTTCTAAGAAGCATCTTTCCTATTGGCTGGACCGCTAAGTTGCTTGTCCAATCAGTTTGAAGAAATTCAGGGAGTGCCTGTGTGTTTCATGGACGAGGAACTGGAAAATGGTCAAGTGAACATTTCCCCTAGTCATTTATGGAGCTGTGTTATAAGATAGTTATGCGTATTTTATCGCTGTCATAAACTTGTATAGACCTTCAAAAAAGATAATTTACATTTCTTGAGGACTTGAAGACCGTCTAACGCGAGGTAACGACCAGGTTAGCTGTCAAGATACGCTAGTTAGCTTAGCAAGTTAGCTTAGCAATCCTGCCTGTGTGTTGTAAGGTTATGCGTGGACAGCGGTGCAACAAAACACAGTGGTCAAGGTTAACTGTCTGACGGCACAAACATGCTCAAATAGTGCTTTTTAGAAGTAACCTTACGCCTAATTCAGTTGGTGACGTTTTATTTGCGCGACTTTGTTGTCGCTTGTTACTGTTTAGCAAAAACGGAGAGCTAAAAGAACAGGACGCTCCTCAGACTCTAACAGAAACAAGCTAGCTAGCTGTACTAACAGCTTACTAGCATGGAAGCTAAAGGCACTTAAGAGCTAGTACACGTAAGCTAAACTGAAAGTGATGGCTAGATTGTTGTTAGTATGTCAGCACAGGCCTCCACGTCTGGATAGAATTATGACGAGGTCCATTGTTGGCGTGACACAGTCATAAATAACGCAACTGCCTGCACTTCATGGCTGCTGATGTCCCTTATAACCTCTTAAGTTTTTGTGTCTGATTAGATTTGTGAGCATTTCAAAAGAACAGGTGCTGGAAGAGGAGTGGAGTTTGATGTGTGTTTATTTCATCCACAGCTCAGGAAGGTCCTGTGGTGTACATGGCACTACATGCGGCTGCACCATGAGCGGCGAGCCGGATGCCTTGGCTGTGGTCAACCAGCTCCGTGATTTAGCTGCTGACCCGCTGAACAGGCGCGCAATTGTTGAAGATCAGGGCTGTTTGCCGGGACTCATCCTCTTCCTTGATCACCACAACCCACAAGTCGTCTACTCGGCACTGCTGGTGAGATCAGATAGATCAGTCATGGAGGTGGTCCTCCAGATGATGCTGTGCACTCCTTATCAGTGGGTGCTTGGTAACCAATATAACCACTGATAAACCGTTTCTCTCGAGTAGGTCAGGGTTCAGAAAGTTTCTGTGCCTGTTACATAACTGTCTCCTGTTCTTCAGTGATGTtccagcacgcacacacacacacactctctctctcacacacgagtCCAGACAAACTGACAGACACGTCACCCTACATCTACTGTCACATTGGCACCGTTTCTGTAACTAGGCATATCAgaagctcgctggccgtgctgtgaaaattgtgcatgcagacgctcatctaagtttccaaatctgtcattgcttaactcttgaatagtattcacgatagaaaatatcattaaaaagcgTATCATTTCTGTTtctcaaagaaatgtatctggttaagatcagtagtttgggagtaacggcaggttgaagttggtacaatggAGAACGCTCTctggaaactgccagtgctttttgagtcatggaaAAGCGGTCATCGGTTTCTGACCGGAttcctcgtgaatatcaatcagataacttttatagagatggtctctcgctctcactgtttctgatgaaggattcagcaacattttccgtcagctagctttgatgttatgattcacaggagactttgaagtgagttttcatagctttaccgacttatttttttcaactcaaactgattcctttaaataaataactattttctagaatataactgtagtcgtTTTGATGAAAAGTATTGAGATCTTCGTggttggaatgagattttaaaaaaacagaagtcagaaacgcgagcgtCAATTTTAATTCGAtgaactggaattgtttattggatgtgactCGCACAGTttcttcgaggttcgccttgaaagctgtgaatatagtttgttctttcatataaacactagtaggccctatttttgagaaatacaaaggcctccagagcacaaagagggtattagaaataatcttttatttttTATCGAGTGTAACGATTGaacatttttacctaattagcataactaataCTAatattaaacactttttttttttttttactaatttttcaaactttgtattcagtatacaaccatccatGCGCCtgctaatttccatgtaaatatcttggagaAATAGAaacgttattaagaaaaaacctttgatctcattggttaatgaggcccattttggaccatgtgatcctcctacagaatattatggcagttttctcagaattaagctgttttttcaatctttgatttgtaatatctcaagaatgaataaatatattttaattctgtaaaaagtgttGTACTgccttcaattctgaattcaatgagagcagtttaaaGCAATTTGGATCGAATTTGAGTTTTCCCCTGATATGCGGACTGTAACGGTGCTTTTTCCACCATGTGTCTTCATGCAATGTTAATCTTGTATCCGAATTTTCTTTTGGGTATTCACTTCACTTCAGATCCATATGCATCTTTCAGAAGTTTATGATGCACGGCAACGGCTTTAACAGAAAAGGAGTCTTTAAACCTTTGTGTTTTTGCCTAAAGGGGAAGAGAAGAGACAACAATTACTTTTCAACATGAAtaatgcttaaaggaacagtccaccatatttccataatgaaatatgctcttacctgaattgagacgagctgctctgtacctatccgagctttgcgcgacctcccagtcagtcagacgcagtcagacgcgctgtcactcctgttagcaatgtagctaggctcagcatggccaacggtatttttttgggctgtagttagatgtgaccaaacttttccgcgtttttcctgtttacataggtttatatgaccagtgatatgaaacaagttcagttacacaaattgaaacgtagcgattttctatgctatggaaagtcggcactataatgacaggcgtactaacaccttctgcgcgcttcggcagcgcattgatacggagctcagatatcaatgcgctgtcgaagcgcgcagaaggtgttagtacgcctgtcattatagtgccgactttccatagcatagaaaatcgctacgtttcaatttgtgtaactgaacttgtttcatatcactggtcatataaacctatgtaaacaggaaaaacgcggaaaagtttggtcacatctaactacagccccaaaaaataccgttggccatactgagcctagctacattgctaacaggagtgacagcgcgtctgactgactgggaggtcgcgcaaagctcggataggtacggagcagctcgtctcaattcaggtaagagcatatttcattatggaaatacggtgaactgttcctttaaaattttAATAATTTATAGCAAGGAAATGGGGCTGAACTTGCGTTTTCTGCAATCCTGACTAGATGTCTTCAGATTTGATTGAAATTCTTCTTTCATCTCAAACTTGCTTCACTCATGAATAATCAGTTACAGTAAACTCATTCCAAGCCGATCTAGAGGCATCAAAGAACGGTtaaggggtgccaatatttttgTTATACGTGGTGGAGAGTATGTTTGGTACTGCATGTTGTTGCATTTTGTTATCGCTTTTCCATTATACATGCACTGAAGTTTTACGCACAAAGTCAAGAAGTTAGTATTTTCGCTTAAGATTAAAAGTATTGGCACACCTGGCAGTAACCGGGTGCGTATGTAGATATTAAGTGACGCAAGTGCTTAGTTGGTGCTTTTCATGCATGTGTAAATACAGCGGTATCTCGCATGGCAGTGTTCAGTCTTTAAATGACCTTTAAGTgcttggctgtgtgtgtgtgtgtaggctgtgCGCTACCTGGCAGAATGTCGAGCCAACAGGGAGAAGCTGAAGGGCGTTTTGGGAATGATGCTGAGTCTGCAGAATGTCATGCAGAAGTAAGTCTCTCAAATTGCCTTCGTGATCATTATCGCCTGTTTTGAACGGCCACCAAACACATTTTGAGCACCAGGGGGCGCTGATTAATCGCATATTTGTGTGTTACTGAGGAGACAGTTGGGTAGCTGTGGAGTTATCAAGGGTCAAAGCTGTTTCTTTGGTGATGAGGTGAAAATCAAGACCCGGGAATGTGCTTTAAATAACTTTAAAGTTGTGTTttaagtattttatgttgacaaagagcttgtttttttgttttctcttGTGCCATTTGAGAACTTGAAAACCCTGTTCTTTATTTCTAACTTTCATAGCCTGTGTAATGTACACATTCCATGTCTGGGAGTTCTAATATTTAATAATGATCTCTCTTGCTCCCTTCAGGAGCACATCCCCAGGGGAGACCAAATTGCTGGCTTCGGAAATCTACGAGATCCTGCAGAACTCGAGCAACGCTGAGGCTGAACAGGCCGAAGCAGCCGCCTCGTGCCGCCGTAAGGCTCAGTTCTTCCTGGGTTCCACCAACAAGCGGGCCAAGACCGTGGTGCTGCAGATCGACGGCTTGGACGACCCAGTGAGTACAGAACTCCTCCTGCTGGGTGTGTCCACCACCTCGCCGCCGTGACACTTTCTCCAGCGTCTGGCATGTTGTGATATGTGGATGAGTTGAATTGGTTGCTGTTATTTTGTCGTGTGTATCAGACACGTAGGAGCCTGTGTGAGGAGGCTTTGCTGAAAATCCGCGGAGTCATCAGCTTCACCTTCCAGATGGCTGTGAAGAGGTGTGTGGTCAGGATCCGTTCCGACCTGAAGGCCGAGGTGAGGCTtgtgctgatttaaaaaaaaaaactttcaatgaGATTGTAGTCATTTTTATACAAACGCCTGGAGGTGTTTTTGTGCAGGCTCTGGGAACCGCCATCGCGTCAACCAAAGTGATGAAagcgcagcaggtggtgaagggagAGGACGGGAATGAGGTGAGCAAACGCGTAACGCATCAGTCTCATGGCCATGACAATATACCATTTaattacataaaaaaataaaatgattaaCAATTAttgggtgaagtgaataataacGAGCCGAAgtcattattcactgagcctgaggtggataattgttatagtataaatacacaggtgattattttaaaaattaaaaaatacttgatttcaaacttcaaaagcggcatgtaaatgtaataacggtgcggTGCGGATTTATCTCACTTATCTACGTCGAGTCACAccaaatcctttgttttgaaatcgataaaataaatcccaatcccaccttaccttcgaatagttttagaccaaacttcatagcatctttagcgcttttagggacggcattttctttcatcatctgtaattcttcctcacttgcgGTGACGGAGCGGTTGGCcgccgttttgccgagtcgctcgaggtgattatcgagaaatagtccgactctctcgaccaatcagcgcacgcgatttcctataatcacctgcgtatttatactaattcaAAGTAATTCAGGGGATTTTCATATAACCTCATGGTCTGGAGGGTGTTATTCTGTTTATAGCACACTGATCTGCCAGCAGTTggtgtttaatttattaatgaagacGCGTCACACATTTAAACTGTTTATAGTTGAATTACTTTTGCTGAAACGTCGGAGAGacgagttagttcctgttctcacacgtTATAGCTGCAGTAAACAGCTGTTTATTATTAAATcagtctgtttctctctcactttatttctgtttctctcactctctcactttttATTTCTCTGTTTCTGTTTCTCTCTTTATTTCCGTTTCTCTTTCACACACCCTCTCTTactttatttctctctctatttcttttgCTCGCTCTCActatttctctttctctttgtttTGTGCTCACTTtatttctctgtttctctctcactttatttctctgttttctctctctcactttatttctgtttctctcactcactctttcacacaccctctcttactttatttctctctcactcactttctctctttcactctctccctctttggatttctctctcacactctattttttttttctctttcactctctcagaACTAGGAAAGATAGTAATGTGTGTTTTccccaattttaatttaaaaatccCAGagcaaacaataataataactattTGTCTGATTTTTCCTACATGCTTCtggaatttctttctttcttctctttactaACTCTCGATAGTGTGTCTGCTCTTTCAGTCCTCGCTGTACTAAGAGCACTGAGATTTATGCGGTAGGACACTGAGAACTGATGTCTCTCTGCCTGgagggttacacacacacacacacacacacacacacacacacacacacacacacacacacacatattccctCCCTCCTTTCCCAGACTTGCTCATTTCTGCCCCAGACACACAAGTGGTTTAATGTTGGGAGGTCtgtacacacacatgcgcgcacacacacacagcatgtgcggtcaaACAGGCTGTGTGTGCTGATTAAGAGAcgtgacctctctctctctctctctctctctctctctctctctcccagaatTGGAAGGGTGTTCTTTACTTGCAGCGACACACTCATGACCTCTAATAGCCTTTCTGGTGGCAGTGGAGCCGTCGGTTTTCAGCCCTCTGTTCCTCTGCTGTACAGCAGGTGGCATCACAGTTCGCATTATATTCTTTACCCGATGATTTGGACGCAGATCTTGTATACCACATATGCCCATCTATCATTCTTACTTTTTAAATTATCGTTCTAGTCCTGATCAAACGAACATGGAAAAATTGGAGAAGACAAATCAAATTTGAAACTTAAACACATGAAGTGTGCGTCCCTGGCGACGGCGCGGTTGCGTTCTCCATCTCTGTCCAACCGCAGTGAATCACACGATTAACTTGTCCGTCTCTTGTGTAGATGGTAATCCCGTTGCAGGAGGATTCGGACGTGGAGGTGGAGCAGAACACGGACTTGCCGGAGTACCTCCCTGAGGATGAGAGTCCGGCTCAGGAGCAGCACAAGGCCGTGTCTCGCCTGGGCTCCATGCAGGACGGTATGGGCTGGCTGAGCACGGCCGCCAACTTCCTGTCCCGCTCGTTCTACTGGTGACCCCGCGCCATAACCCGCCGCACCGAGTGCACAAACACTACTGCAGGCTGCTGCAAACTAACTCAAGTCCTCCTAAAGCTCACGTTAGCGCCCACGCCACAAGAGACACCAAGCCATAGAACAACAAAGGCGGCTTTCACAATGAGCATCTCCTCCGTAGCGCTATCTCTCTCTCTACTTCTCCTTTCAGccagaaaatgtttttttttttaaagacggtTTGGTCCAGTTTCTTCTCCTCATGGGTCCATGTGTGATACCAGACAACAGCGTTGGGTATTAGTGTGTGttctcgtgtggtgtgttgtttttttttttaaattttttttttttaaattttttttttttttgggggggggttactCAGCGCTGTGCCAGGTTGCGTACTCTTCCTGGCAACAAATTTTCAGTTTTGTACGAAGGAACTTTTTCTCGTGCAGGAAGTTTGAGCCCTCAAGAAGTTTTCCCACCTTTTCCTGTGTCGCATTTCGCCTTTGCATCTCACATCTTGTGTGTTTtatctgttgttttttttctttgctaatTTGTAGAAAACCGACGATCTGTTTTAAATTCACTTTAACCCCTCGGGATGCCCTGCTTTCTACCCATGCCTTTTTTTCAtcctctttttgtgtgtgtgtgtgtgtgtgtgtgtgtgtgtgtgtgtgtgtgtgtaagagagactgACTTTTCAATGCCTTTTCCTATTCCCATATCAACCTCTGAAGACTTAACCCTTGTCCTGATTCATGTATTGGCGTTAAGGGAATGGGAGAAACATCAGCAATAGCTGCTGTAGAGTCATTGAGCGAAGCTGTAATACTGTAATATAATCTAATGACTCCTGATGCATGCGGGGGGGAGGGGgaaataaaacataaaaacaaaatgcacgCTATTGCTACTTGGACTACTAACAGTTCCTCATGCTACGTGCCACCAGCTGTAGTAATTACTCTAATACCAGAGAGCTGACGACTGAATTCGAGTCGGAAAGCTAGGTTCATTTGGGAGCTTTAATATTCTTGCAAATAATTTTCTTTATCGTTGACTGTCTATAACACAAGTATTAGTATTCTGGTttttggtattattattattattattattatagttgggATTTTCATCAGGCCTCATTTAAGCtaatcgccaaaaaaaaaaaacacgcacaaTCAGTGCCTGTGACTCTTGTGTAATAAAACCACTTCGATTTGCGTAATCTTTTGAGTATATGAACAAAAAGATGAGGAAAAATTCACCAACAGTGTTATTTAAACGCAACATCAGATTGACTAAGTGCTGAATGTCTCtcattattttatccacattcaccggatatgagcaatcgtgcactctgatggctactctactcatggtatatgagctaatatcctagtagtagaggggGGAAAAATGGCAGAATGTGTTGCTGAGTCaagcgaggacaaaataaaaactcaaaaacacccccccaaaaattaagtattttaaaagaaacagaaatggctaaaaaaaaaatctccttttctacactccagcccagtcggtggcgataGAGCTTCTTTAAGCTGGTTTGCcaaccagcaaaaaaaaaaaaaaatcctaaaaaacaacaaaataatagtggagcatgttactgaaccaaccgaagatgaaatgaaaactctactgaaaacaaaacttcccaaaaaaagcaacaaaatatgaggggggaaaagtatttgatggtaagagcgtgttgtctcccccccccccccccccccataattattttatcatttttcacaaattactcctgtcattttgccggtttgtttacattctgagcggaaatgattttgtcggacattttgtataaagttttttttttatcgaacttgcaaaaacaaaagtaaaaatgctctatttctcaaaatccagtgaatgtggatggaataaaacagttattccactcaatctcatcgtacacggcttatagacaactcggtgctacgtgcctcatcggctatcggctcatatacgactcgatttcatggaataactgttcacgatttcactgtacttgagtttttgttttttaaagcgtTTAGTTTCTCACTAGTGAATCATTAACTTTTAGATTGACCCCAGGTTAACGTCCGTGACATCAGGAAGACTGTTCGAGAGCGTAGCACGTGTTTAGAAGTAGAAGCTTCTCATGTACAGAATACGTCTGCTGTTACGTGTATAAAGAGTTTCAGACCATGGAGTTATTGCCTGTTCACAATAATGACcttattaaatatattaaagaATAGTGTGTATGCTGTGtggtttaattatttttttataaaaCTAATGATGGGTATTAAATCCTCCTGCAAGTTTATTCTTCTTTGAAATCAAAAGCTGCACTTTGGTGTAATCTGAGCTGCTGGTTTGTCCATTTAAATTCAGTCTTGAAAATGACTTCGTACCTGAGAAACTTGTGACGTCTCGCTGCCTGATGCAGCATCAGGGGGATGggacacacttggaggaaagcgctatccgcccGAGCTCACAGACACCCGTGATTAGCTTAGCGTCGCTGTAATTGGCAGGAGAGCAAGtttgccaccccaccctccctgagagcatggacaattttgctctcttggactcccGGCTACTCATCAGCATTCAAACTCTCAATCTCTGGGAGAACTTTAGACAAAATAACTGGTTTTAAATCCAGATTAAATACACGATGAAGTTGGCGGATAATTCTGACGCGTCTGAAGTTTTTTCAAAGAATTCCCAAAATCAGTTGCTGCAAAATACCATTGCCATGACATTATTTAACATGGAACAAAAGATTTCATTGGTCTAAATTGGGCGTGGCATAACCTTATTTGGAGACGGGGGGAAGTGGCCCAGTTTCCCTGACTCCATTTCGTCTGTTTAATATGGCGTCACTGGATTTGGAGAAGTGCTATAAATTATAACATTTGCATCCTATCTCTCTCAAAAACCATTGTGATACTGTACATACGCATGCCTTTTCTATGAATTTGCACATCTTTGCTTGAGAATGAACTGCTTTCTCAACATGCTAATGCTAGCTAACTTGAATAAAATGTCAAGCTATGTTTTATTTAGCAGCTGCTGAGGCAGTAATGCTAGCGAATGCGGTTCCTGTGGCTACTAACAGCTAGCTTGCCATTTTAGAAAGATTTTAAGCGCTGAAGGTGTACTTTAGCAAACGGTCAGCTCGCAGAAGCTAAAAAGCTGTAGATATGTTGTAAATTTAAAGTTAAACCACTGCCAATTAGCTTCATCTGACTTCGAATTAACTTCAAAAGTCTTTTCCAAAGCATCACTTTTCCCAGTTCTTTACTTGTATCGTGATTTAATCCTAATGAGCGTGTCTGTTCACCATGACTTTACAGAAATGACTTTCAAAGCTACTTTAATTTTTAAAGCGTTTA encodes:
- the armc1 gene encoding armadillo repeat-containing protein 1; amino-acid sequence: MSGEPDALAVVNQLRDLAADPLNRRAIVEDQGCLPGLILFLDHHNPQVVYSALLAVRYLAECRANREKLKGVLGMMLSLQNVMQKSTSPGETKLLASEIYEILQNSSNAEAEQAEAAASCRRKAQFFLGSTNKRAKTVVLQIDGLDDPTRRSLCEEALLKIRGVISFTFQMAVKRCVVRIRSDLKAEALGTAIASTKVMKAQQVVKGEDGNEMVIPLQEDSDVEVEQNTDLPEYLPEDESPAQEQHKAVSRLGSMQDGMGWLSTAANFLSRSFYW